The DNA sequence AGCAGCATACTTTTATTCTTCTCAATGGCTGAGGGAAGGCATTGTGTGTATACACCACATTCTCTTTATGTACTCGTCTGTCGATGGGCATCGTGAATAGGGCTACAGTATACGGGAGTATACAAGTATCTCTATAgtgtgctgactttgattcttttgagtataGACTCaaaagtggtatggctggatcatacgggagttctagttttaactttttgaagaacctccatactgatttccttcgtggctggactaatttacttCTCATTAGCCAtgaataagagttccttttccccatatcctcaccagcattcgttgaggtgaaatctcaatgtagttttggtttgcatttccctgatggttaagACTGGTAAACATGTTCTCATGTggatttactggtcatttgtagctcttcatttgaaaagtatctGTTTGGTTCATACACCTTTTACTGACTAGATTatttgtttaagtttttgagttctttatatatattggttattaatcccttgcctggcaaagattttctctcattctatagattctcttcactctgttgattatttcttGTGCTGtaagaagccttttaatttgatgcaatcccacttgGCAAtacttactcttatttcctgagctattggaccCTATTTGGAAAGTCTTTGCTATGCTTATATCTTGAAGCACTTCCTCTAGGTTTTCCTCTAGGTTTTCAAAGTTTcaaatcttacattaaggtctttgatccctTTTGAGTCAGTCTTTGTACAGGgttttctacatgtgaatatccagtttcccaAGACCACACgttaaagaggctgtcatttttttccaatgtGCCTTTTTTGGCACGTCTGTCAAGAATCGGATGGCCTTGGTCTATTCTTATACAGTGGCCAAAGTGCCCTTGTAAGAACTTATGTCAGATCATGACACACTTCTATTCAAAAGCCTCCAGTGTTTTCCCATCTCACTCTAAGTGAAAACCAAGTGGCCCACAAGGCTCTGCATGACCTGGCTCTTCCTGCCTTTCTGACCTCATCTCTTAGGAGAACTTTTGCATTTGCTGTTGGTGCAGCTTCTCATGGCCCCTTTCCTGCAGAGACGCCTTCCTTGACTTCCCTTTTTAAAAACGCATCCCCCATGACTCCCTATTTCTCATCCTTGGTTTATGTACCAGCATCTAACATTCTGCATTTTGTCTGCAGCTTTCCTGTCTCCCTCTTCTAGAACACGAGCTCCCTGAGATGTGGCTCTTTGGTCCATGCTGTATCCCAGGGCCTGGAACAGGGGCTGACACACAGTGGTGGGTTTCTGGTAAACCTGGTGACCTCTATCTTCAACTTTTTATTCCCTGGCCCACCAGAAGCCTGAAGTGGTCACCTTCTGAGAAAGAGCACTGAGGGTGAAGTTACTGGAAGGTCAGTTTCCCTAAAAGAGAACAGCAAAATTGAACTAATGACAGGATTTTCTAGCATTTGAgcaacttgtttttattttttaaaaaaactgtcttCCTGTGAAGTGAATCACCAGAGGATTTGATCATTGAGCTATAaacctgctcctcctccttctgtcccCAAACATGCAATCCAGGGTCATTGTGGTATTAATAGGAAATTGCTAAATCACATCATTTCTCTCTTCCCAgctcaagggggaaaaaaatacaGATACAAAGAAacgcagaaaaaaaatcaaaatgtttgttcttgtttatattcattttctttgtttttctccttttgattttaagagaataaaataagttacaaaatgttatagaaaagcaagaaaatggcTATCAGGAAAGAATCAACTTGGTCAGAGAAATGTTGGCAAATTTGTTCAGTATGAGAGAAGAGAATAATATAAATACGTGCATATTactgaaaaatatgaaatgttcAAAGATGCTACCATGAAGctttttcaaaaagtttaaaaagataaattatttatgataattaccattacaaaagaaaaattgccACCTCAGTTTCTCTTCCTCCAATTTATTCCTAAGCATACATTTTTACAAACATATTATACCTGTACTTTTTGTATTCTCATTTTTTCTCAATTTACCTCTTACCAAATAAATCTGCCATATAACAAATTTGTCTGCATGCTTATAATTTTAAGGATATATCATATCCTGCATTGTGAGTATAACATTTTGTTAAGCCATTCCACTATAATTGGACATTTATGATGCTTATAATTTTCAGTcttaaaatctgaattttttaatGATTGTAGTGTTTTTCTCCTGAATATAGTCAATGATCTTCCTGGAATGGTTTTCTAGAAGTGGGGAAACTGAATCACTTGTGATGACTCGGAAGTTTCAGGCAATTGCTTTCCAATAGATTTGTACCAATGTACAATGATGTCAGTGcatagctttttaatttaatactttaaaagatttttatctcAACatggtttttgtttctattttccttgatttttcccTCTGTTGGGAAATGCCAGTTCATTGTCACTTGTGCAGTTTATCTTTGGGGGGGAGGGttgtcttcatatttttcttattcattttcatGAGATAGATTCAACAGACATTTTAACGCTCCCTCATATGCACTGTCTTTTTCTAATCTATTTAAATTTCTAGTTACACAACCATCTAAAATAACTTAGCACTTTTATATCGCTAGCCTATTACCAGTGGCATTTCCTCGTATCATGTATAAGAAAATCCTCTCCGTGCTGTATCCTCTGGACTGTAATAAGGCTTTAATTCCGTTCtatctgatttttatttctatatccaGCTATCTATTCATTTTGATGTACGATATGTAGGTCAAATCAATCTCTTCCTTATATGGTAAGTAGTTAACGCAGACTCCTTTAAATATATAGGAAGAAACTCTCGCATAGCATAAGCAGAGTTCAGTCCTTGTACGCTGGGGCATGGTCCCAGGCTCTGCCCAGAAAGGACTTGGAATATGGCGTGGCTCATGGAGACCAGAAAAGCGACAATGACCAGAATGAAGCATGGAGTGCACACGAATGTCCACTGATGTTTTTACTTTGCCCTTTCTGTTCATAAACAACACTGGGGAATGAAAGCACATCTGGATGTTGCGGCCATTTGTCCCAGAGGTTTTCTCTTGTTAAGGGTCCCTTTCATTTTTCAAGAATGGGGATCCTTAGCGGACCTACTGCAATAAATGTACTGAGCACTTGTGTGCAGAGCACTGTGCTGGGCACATTGCGTATACTCTATGGGAGGCAAAAGTACTCGCCCCTGGGACAACCAATGAGTTACGCTGACTGATGAACGAAAAGGAGTTGAGAATAGAAATCTAGGCACAAAACCCAGCGTAGACCAGCTTAGCTGTGCAGCGGCGCTGGTGACTCTACAGTGCTGCGCCCCACCCGTCCTCCTGCTGCCTAGGTTCTCCTTCCCGGCCTCAGTTGGTGGAGGCCCCTGGGAGTCTCCACTCGCTTTCCTGCCCGCAGCGAGGCAGCCAAGCTCACATAAGCTCCTGTCAAAAACTTCTGTAAGGGCGGATCTTAAATCCTGGCGGAGAAGCACGAGCGCTGGGAGATCCCCCATCTCCACTACAGCCCAGGAACGTCAAGGTCAAAGAGACCACACTACGAAGGCACTTCTGCTCGGGTTCCCACCAGAGCCTCGGTTATCTGTCCTTCCCGAGGCCCACAGCACACAGACCCCAAACCTCTAACTGCTAAGCGTTTTCCTTTGCCCTGCACAATCATCTTGacttcgcttttttttttttttcttaaactggcGGGTAGGTGTGGAGTGGAACACGCCGTATCTCTATCCTGTGCCCAGTATGGCCTGAGCGTGGCAACCACGCACCTTAGCCCACGGGCAGGACACCTGCCAGCTTAATCTTGAAAAGGGATCTGGTTTGTTTAATCTTAGCCTGGCGGTCTAGATCCCCGAATCTGTAACGAAGGACGTCCAACGTGGCAGATTCGATCTCAGGGGCGCCTGTGACCCATTCTGTCCCGGAAAACCTCCTCTTACCCACCTCCACTCAGGGAATTCACCATCGGGGCCGCCCTGCCTCGCTCCCTCCCACAGCACGACGGGACCGGGACAAAAGAAGGGCAGGTGCTCCCCGCAGAAAAGCCCTGGGGCGCCCTGCTCTCGGGTCCGCCTCCCGGGCCGCCGAACGAGGGTGACACCCAGGTGACCAATGGCAGCGGAGAAAGTCCCCTGAGACTGTGACCTGCGCTTGGGGAAGTGcggagggagggcaggagggagggcgGAGGACAGGCGTGGTGGATGCGCAGGGAGATGTCGGGATGGGACGGGGACAAAAACACCAACTCCAAACTACACACTTGTGTTTCTCAACCGGAGCTCTCCGAGAGCGAAGGACCCAGAGGCGGCGCCGCGCCCCCCTGACGCCCACCCACCCGGCGTCGCCTGTAGCGGGTGGGTTTCCCGCGCCCTCCTGGGGCTCGGAGCCACCACGTGACTTCCACGAAACGCTGGGCCCCAGCGGAAAGCCGCGACAGGGGTGGGATTTGGGACCCCGAGGTACGGCGACAGGGCGGGGAGAGGAGGAAATGGGGCGGGggtgggagaagaagggggcgggGCGGACTTGGGGACGGGAAGGACAGTGTGCCGGAGGGGGGGGGGCGAGGCGCCCGGAGGACCCGggagagcgggagggggcggggcggagGGTGACGGCCGGCAGGTGCTGGGGTGCCTGGATGCGGGTGGCGACACCGCGCCGGTAGCCAGTGTCCCGCGTGCAAGGCGCGGCGGGCCGCCCGGCGGCCGCTCCTCCGCGAGGCTGCGCGGCGGGGCGGGCCGGGTCGGAGGAGCGCCCGGCATGTCGCAAGGGCTCCCCGCCGCCGGCAGCGTCCTGCAGAGGAGTGTCGCGGCGCCCGGGAACCAGTCGCAGCCGCAGGTAGAGGACTAGAGGGGCTGGGAGGATAGCAGGGGTGCAGGGATCGGGGCGCCCCGGGAAGCGAGGAGGTGGGTGCGGGGATGGGGACCGGCGGAGCGGGGACAGGGGACCATCGGGGATGCTGACGTGCGCCTCTGCCCGTCCGTCCAGGAGCACGTCCTGTGCCCACGACGCCCGGGATGGTTCCTGCACCTCCGGGGACGCCCCGAGTCCACAGCCGGCGTCCACCGGCACGTGCTCTGGGGGCCGCTCTCTCCTTGCGCTGGAGAGGCTGCCACCCCACTGCCTTCGCACGGCCCTTCCCGGCCTCTCTGGCAGGAGCAGAGCACCCAGAGCGGGGAAGAGGTGGAATGCAGCCCAAAGGGGCGGTTTGGCCCTATATCCATCCCCCTTGCCTGCGGTCCCAATGGGGAAGGAGGAACAGGCCAGCTTGGGGGTGTGGGGTGAGGGCCTGCAGTGGGCCGACTCCACCCCCAGCGCTGGTGGAAACCCCTCACCCCCATCCAGTCAGTCCCCTGCGCTGTCCTCAGGCACGTTTACAACCGCACGCTCCGGTAACTGACTGAGACCCCTCTCCCAGCTGCTTTAGGACTTAGAACCTGGTCTTTTCATTCTTATATCCACCCACCCCTCAATTCGGTGCCTGGCATTGAGTGTCATAGGGTGACACTGGAAGTGTCACACGGACCTGAGTTTGGGTCTCTGCTTAGCCCCACAGGTTGAGTAACCTTGGGCAATTTGCTTAACGTCTccgagtctcagtttccccatctgtaaaatgagtataACATCATCCCCTCTGGATTTTTGTGAGAAGTAAACGAACTAGGGATAATATATGAACATCTCACGACTTTGCCCACCTCTTTCTGCCTCGGTTAAATGTTTCTGCTGGGTAGGAGGTATGACCATATGTGATAGGTGTTAAGTCCAGTTTAGTGTGTCAGCTCCCAGAGGGCAGATTGCCTGCCCCAACCTTGCTCTGTGACTTTTCAGTTATGGAGAACAGAGGCATAATTTAATGGCAAGCACTGTGGGAGATCTGTTAAAAATAGCAGCAACCTCAACAAAGGCAAGCAACTGCTTTGAGGCATGCTGTATGTTGGGAACTTTGGGAGAAAGTCTCCTTGCATCCGATGCTAGCCCTAAGCCTTACCCTGTGACACTGTTGGCCAGAAAGCCACAGAGATCACTGATCATTTTGCGGCTTGTAACCCCAGTGCCTAGAGAGTGCCTGGTACATGGTGGGTGAAAGAATGAATGACTCGCACTTATagtaaatgaggaaattgaaagtTCAGAGAATTAAGTCTTTCACCCAAGGCCATATTGATGGTAAGAGACAAAACTAAGTCTGTGAGATTCTAAAACTTTATTTCTGACCTCTTTGCTTCTCCATGTTCTGGCTGTATTTATCAAGACGTCTTTGCTTCTACAAAATGCATTTTTACACCTATCTGTTTTCCTAAAGGTTGTCTCCACTCCCTTCTATTTGTTCTGCTGGTTGTTTACTCTCTTTTTATGCTCTTGCCTTCTTGGACATACTGGACATTCTTTCCTGCAATACTTGGAGACATgatgtatattttttttatttggaataCAAGACCACTTAAAAAGATAACTGAAAGTACCATTTTTCTGTTATCTATATTTGCTTTCTACTAATGTTACTAATTGAATAGTGGTCTCATAGTGGTCTTGTTTTGTACATCATGAATCTCtgagtttttggggtttttttttttttggtgtgatgcTGGTGCtcaaacccagagcttcatgcatgctaggcaagtgttacACATCTCTAGCCCAGCAACTTCGTATTAGTCCTTAAGGGCAATTCTCTCCCATCCTCTTTTGATATCTTCTTTTGATACCTTGTCATGGGGTTTTGGAAAGCAAATACTGCTGTAACTTttccatgtgttttgtttttaataatgaatAAAGTGTTTTTGCTATGGGAGGTGCATTTTTCTGCCTGCCTGTTTCATGATACCTCTTGAAGGAGTCAACTGTATTTGGTTAAATCTCACATATGGTTAAGAGTTTTCAAGACACGGCATTATTTCTGATTGTCCAGTGTGTTGGCAGAGTTAGGCAGTTGCAGTTAGCTGTAAATGTGCAATCGTGATTGCACACAGTATCAAAAGTACTTGATACTTGATACTTGCATGGTAGTAAGAGCTGGCACACAGGAAGTTCCAGATAGCAGATGCCCTCTGGCTCTTCCAGTCTCAGATGAGCAATGTTGACACCACAACTCTTCCAGGCACACACCCTGTGGGGTAGAGGTTTATGAATGTTGGTTTGGAAACCAACAGACCTGAGTTCCACTTCCCACTCACACCCCTGTGATACCTGGAGCAAGTTCCTTAACCTATCTGAGTTTCTtattcctcatcttttttttttttaatatttctgtggTGCCAGGGGTCAAACCCAGGCCTCACAAGTGCtacacaagcattctaccactgagctacagaccCAGCCCTGTTATTCCCCATTTTCTAAATGACATTCATACTACACACTTCTCAGGGTGGTGGGGGCTAAGCAAGCACCAGAACATAACAAGCATCCTTTATCAAGGGACTATTCTTATCCCACTGATGTTCCAGAAAGCACTGTGGTTGACTGCAAATGAAATGGTGGCTCTCAATGACCAAGAAGGGTGAAGAGAAGGGTAAGGTGAGGGCCTTAACATCACACCTCACCAAGTGTCATCCCACAGAGCCCTGAGGATGATGACAGGAAGGTccgaaggagagaaaaaaaccgaGTTGCTGCTCAAAGAAGTCGGAAGAAACAGACCCAGAAGGCTGACAAACTCCACGAGGTGAGTCTGTGGTTGGGCAGAACATGAGAGGCTTGGGGGCGTGGAGCCATCCTCCACCCTTACACTGGGGCTTGGTGACTGTGTCACTGTCTTCACCACCAGTTCTGCACACATCTAATTCTGCTGGGTCTTTCCAGTGTTCTCATTCTTTCCTTGCGGACCTCATTTCTCAGTCCAATCCGCTGGATGCTTCTCATGCTCAAAACATGTTTCTTCTTGATCCTTATTCCTTTTCAAGTTCTcactctgtttctttccttccctcatttTCCTGCTTCTTAAGATGAAGAGTACCTTACAGCTGGGGATGtcgctcagtagtagagcacttgcatagcatgctcgaagccctgggttcaatccttagcaccaccaaaataataaataaatgaaaagaagctgggcactggtggctcacacctgcaatcctagctacttgggagactgagattgggaggattatggtttgagatcaaccccgggcaaacagttcatgagaccttatctctcaAATAACCctagcaaaatgggctggaggtatgactcaagtggtagagtgtctgctttgtgagggtgaatccttgagttcaaaccccagtcccaccaaaaaaaaaaaagcaaatgaataagAGTAGCTTACACTTGCTGTCTCTGTGTCCTTGGTTCCTATTTATTCCTCTTCTGTGATTTCACTCCTGCTCCCTTTACCTGCACCCAGttcatgtgtacacacatgtacatatgtacaccCCTATAGAAACCATTCCCATGGAGGCCCCAGTACCTTTCAGGGGCCTCTTCCTGGTCTCATCATCCTTGACCTTGCTGGAACACTTGATACCCCTGTCCCATGCCTTTTTAAAACCTTTCCTTATTTGCTTCTGAAACATCACATTTCCTAGTTCTCAGACCCTCTGACcactttttttctgttcctctgtTAGCTTTTCTACCTCTGTTatctttatttgtttggttttttttttttttttgagacagggttttgtagTGTAGGCCAGGCTGTCATCCTGCTTcagcctgagtgctgggattatagatgtgaacctgtttgttttcttaaatgtTGTATTGACCAGAGTTTCagactctgctttttttttttttttttatctcatccTGGAAGATTTATCTATTAGTCTGTTCACCTAACATCAGCTCTCAACATCAATTACTCCAGGTAGGCCCTCTGTTCTAGACCCTAGAACTTCACACTCTGCTTAGATATCTCCAAATGAGTCTGCAGCAGGCTGCTGGAGTGCAGCACATTAGAGAATGAGGTCTGCTCACCCTGAGACTTTCTCTCCTCCCTGACTTCACATTGTAGTTAATGTTGCTAACCAAATCAGGAGCCTGGTATCTGagtctgctttctgtttctataactgAATACCACTGGTTATGAGGAatcatttatttggctcatggttcaggaggctgggaaatccaagagcaTGGCACCATCATCTGCTCAGCGTCTGGCTTGCTGCACCATAACATGGTAGAGGAATGGCAAGACACAACAAGCAAACCAGAGAGCTTGTTTTTATGAAAAGCCACTCCCAGCATAACCCAGTAATCCAACACTAGAGCCATCTATGGTGAGAGTAGAACCCTTAGGACCTAATTACCTCTCAAAGGTTCCAGCTTCTCAACACTGCTCATTGGGGACCAAGTTTCCCATGCATCAGCTTTtgggagacacattcaaaccatagcactgggATTTATCCTCAACAATTCCATTGCCCTTGACCGTTATCATAAACCCACTCAGTTTACAGTCAGGACGTGGTAACTTTTCCATATCAGAAACTGAGCTTGAAAGCAATCACGGTTCTATCCAAGGAATTGGCTACACTTCCATGTTCTCATCTTTGCCCAGGGTTGGCATGTAGAATTAAAGATTTTAGTTTAGTTCTCTCCTGCCATGCTTTCTTGCCACAGATTATCTCAGCAAAGCGCATCAGATTTTGATAGCACAGAGACTCAGTTGTTTATGTGGAGAGGGAAAAGACATCTCTGAAAACTCTGTCACAATGAACAGAAGATACACTTGGAATACACATGCTCTGGGGAGATGTGACACTGACACATTTACAATATGGTGTACCTTATAACTGTCAGATTTTTTCCTGGAAGTTGGAGGGCTGGGCTTTAGAAAGAGACTAGGATCTCCAGACTAGGGTCAGGGAAAGTTTTCTCATTCTTTAGGAGTTCTGTAAAATTTCCACAGAAGAATCCCAAAGCCCTCTCATACTGGTTCAATCATCACATCTCCTCCTGCCCTCCTGACTCCCCTTTCACTTATAAGGACCCTCCCTTCGATGACATTGTGCCTGCCAGAATAATCtctccatttttattcttcttaatatTATCTGCAGAGTCCCTCTTGCTATATAAGgcaacatattcacaggttccagagattaggatgtggacatctttgaGAGGCCATTCTTCTGCCTCCCATGGaaggtaataaaaatattcatataacTTTACTACAGTGTCAAGGAAAGACACCCAGATAAAACATTGGCTCTCTCTCAGTTTCTGTCATTGTTAGATTTGATAACCAAGGGAACTTAGAAGTGGTGCTGCAGTCATGCCTGCCTTATCCCTTCtagaactacagggtggagagccCCTCCATAGGGTCCCTAGCCTATTCTTCCCACTGGCTTCAGGGAAGAGAACTCCCTTCTTCTCTTTATCTGTGGGGCTGAGGAGTGGGTCAGGATATGTACCACTGGCAGATCACCTCAGTAAGTCTGATTTTGTTGAGAAACACAATGCCAAGGAAGTCAGGAAAGTGGTACCATCAGTATATAGACCCCAAAGCTGTGGACTTACACTCACTAGCTACATGCAAATGTCACCAGTCAAAGAGGGTGTGAGGAAGTGAGCAACTGGCTTAGGAAAATGGGAATACATCCCAAACTTTCTGCAGAATCCCAAAAGGTACCACATGAATATGTCACGTTTCCTGTCACTTCCCAGTCTCCTGCCAGCAGGGCATCATAGGTATGGTGAGTCTCTGTCCTTCACGGCCAGCAGTGTAGTGACAGACACTGAATGACTAACGCTACTTACTGCAAGTGAGGTGACTTGTTTAAAAAATGGGTAAAGAGTACTTAGCACACTGCTGTGGGTCACAGCAGAATACCTTTAGGGCTCCACAGAGCTCCAAGGCCACATCTAGAACAGACAAAGCAAGAGCAAGACACCTAACATGGAAACCTCCTCACATCTGGAAGGAGGTCAGCTCACTGGGAAGCACCAAGGGGTCAGGAAAACAGCCACCTAGTAGTCACAGCTGCCTGCTACTCCTTGAAGACAGTAGCCCATAAAAAGGGCTTTCCTGGTTGGTTCCCCTGTTCCACATTGTGGGGCAGAATTCCTaaactactggggtttgaactcagggcctcttagttgctaggcaggggcttcaCTACTCAAGGCACTCTTCCAGCCCCAGTTTGTGTTTCTTGAATACCACAAAGAGGAATGTTTGAAGGAAGACTTATTTAAAATTCCCACTATTGTCTTCTGCTCACCTCACTCACACACCCTGTTGTCCTTGAGTTCTGGTCACATCTAGCACCCTGAAATCTGTAGCTCTTTTGAGTTTCTTGGtcactttcctctcctcccccttctctaACACCAAAGCCCAAAAGACCATTCATCAAGGCAAGACAGACCAACTGCAGGGAGAGAGGGGTTGGCTCACTCCTCAGGTAGAATTTCCCTCAGGGTACTGGTTGCTGGCAGTTAGACCATAGTGATGAGAAGCAGTTGTTAATTTGTGACCCTTAGTGGTCACAGTTTTCAAATCCTCCCTTCAGCACTCTTATACCTCTCTTGGGATTTCTACCTCATTTGTCTTAGGCTCATACTGGAGGCACCTTCACAAATGGGAACCAAAGCGAAGAGCAGGGTCTTTCAGACAGGCTAAAAGGTGGCTCAGAAGTGGGTCAGGCTGGCTGTACCAGGCACCTAAAGATGTCAGACCGAGAAAGAATTTTGAGTCAGAAAAGGAAGGCAGCAATGCCATCCTCAAGAGCCCCAGTGTCACAAACTGACAAATTATTTGGTCACTATGGTTGTGGTATGTGCTGCCATGCTTTTTTTCAGATAGTTCATGTTCTAAGGGAATGGTTCATGTCATACCCACTTGGTTTAGAAACTGATTATGACACTAATTTATACAGCACTTGCTGGTGACACAGTTTTGCTGCTAGGAAGTGCATCAGCTTAAGGCTTTGGAAGAGACTAATTGTAAAGTTTTAAAATCTCACAGCCTCTTACTTCTGGTAACCACCATGGGGAAATTTGGGTCTAGCCATGGCTAACAGAAAGCAAAATTGCTGTTGCCACATGGGAGTTGCGCTGATCTTGCATCAGTGATCATGGACCTTGGGCGCATCCCTGCATCTCTCAGAGCTTCAGCTCACATGAAATGGGATAGGTGTGTGGTTGTGTCCTCCCAATGACTTTTTCTGACACCTCCTTTCCAAATCACCTCTACTATTCCTCACTCCTGTCTTCTTCTTCAGAGGACCCTGAACCCTGGAAAACCCCAGACAACACCTCATTCCCCAAGCAACCTCTCAGAGGTGCCCAGAATAAGGCTTCTGAACCtcagtattgttttttttttcttttattattcatatgtgcatacaaggcttgggtcatttctcccccctgcccctgccccctcccttaccacccactccgccccctccctctcccccccaccccttcaatacccagcagaaactattttgcccttatctctaattttgttgtagagagagtataagcaataataggaaggaacaaggcgttttgctggttgagataaggataactatacagggagttgactcacattgatttcctgtgcgtgtgtgttaccttctaggttaattcttcttgaactaaccttttctgtagttcctggtccccttttcctattggcctcagttgcttttaaggtatctgctttagtttctctgcgttaagggcaa is a window from the Castor canadensis chromosome 11, mCasCan1.hap1v2, whole genome shotgun sequence genome containing:
- the Batf3 gene encoding basic leucine zipper transcriptional factor ATF-like 3 gives rise to the protein MSQGLPAAGSVLQRSVAAPGNQSQPQSPEDDDRKVRRREKNRVAAQRSRKKQTQKADKLHEEYECLEQENAVLRREIGKLTGELRHLSEALREHEKACPLLLCPMNFVQVLPDPVASCLPR